Proteins from one Cryptomeria japonica chromosome 4, Sugi_1.0, whole genome shotgun sequence genomic window:
- the LOC131053474 gene encoding ethylene receptor isoform X1, producing MDLCNCIDPPWSADDLLMKYQYISDFFIALAYFSIPLELIYFVKKSAVFPYRWVLVQFGAFIVLCGATHLINLWTFSMHSKTVAVVMTIAKVCTAVVSCATALMLVHIIPDLLSVKTRELFLKNKAAELDREMGIIRTQEETGRHVRMLTHEIRSTLDRHTILNTTLVELGRTLALEECALWMPTRTGLELQLSHVLCHQNHVPYTVTIKHPNVNQVFSTNRAIGIPPTSPIAMIRPRSGKIMTGDVVAVRVPLLHLSNFHMNDWPEPSKRQYALMVLMLPSDSARRWHLHELELVEVVADQVAVALSHAAILEESMRARDLLMEQNVALDLARQEAETAIRARNDFLAVMNHEMRTPMHAIIALSSLLQETDLTPEQRSMVETILKSSNLLATLMNDVLDLSRLEDGSLELNIRKFNLLAMFREVHNLVKPIASVKRLSVSMTLAPDLPQYAVGDDKRLMQIVLNVVGNAVKFSREGSILVTAQLERPEALRDSRVPDFYPVQGDFHFYLRVQVKDSGLGINPQDIPKLFNKFVQSDVMTTRNYGGTGLGLAICKRFVNLMEGHIWLESEGLGKGSTAIFIVKLGIPDPRNELDHQIAFPIQSNSNHTDFSGLKVLVTDDNGVNRMVTRGLLARLGCDVTVVSSGRECLQAISQAGQNFKVLFLDVCMPEMDGFAVAAHIQEMIPHQHERPLLVALTGSTDKATRENCFKVGMDDVLLKPVALEKMRSVLAKLLEHGSQCKSR from the exons ATGGATTTGTGTAACTGCATTGATCCACCTTGGTCAGCAGATGATCTGCTGATGAAATATCAGTACATATCTGACTTCTTCATTGCGCTTGCATATTTTTCTATTCCACTTGAGCTTATTTATTTTGTGAAGAAATCAGCAGTTTTTCCCTATAGATGGGTGTTAGTGCAATTTGGTGCATTTATTGTGCTTTGTGGAGCAACCCATCTGATCAACCTATGGACATTTAGCATGCACTCAAAAACGGTAGCAGTGGTAATGACTATAGCTAAAGTATGCACTGCTGTTGTATCCTGTGCAACGGCACTCATGCTTGTACATATCATACCAGATCTGTTAAGTGTGAAAACCCGCGAGCTGTTTTTGAAAAACAAAGCTGCAGAACTTGACAGGGAGATGGGTATTATTCGAACTCAGGAAGAAACTGGAAGGCATGTGCGAATGCTTACTCATGAGATCAGAAGTACCTTGGACAGGCATACTATTTTAAACACCACCCTTGTTGAACTAGGTAGAACTTTAGCTTTGGAGGAATGTGCTTTATGGATGCCAACTCGAACTGGCTTGGAGCTTCAGCTTTCCCACGTTCTTTGCCATCAAAATCATGTGCCATATACTGTTACCATTAAACACCCTAATGTTAACCAGGTATTTAGTACTAATAGAGCAATAGGGATTCCTCCGACTAGTCCAATAGCAATGATTCGGCCACGGTCAGGGAAGATCATGACAGGGGATGTGGTTGCAGTCCGTGTTCCTCTTTTGCATCTCTCAAATTTTCACATGAATGATTGGCCTGAGCCTTCAAAGAGACAGTATGCATTGATGGTCCTGATGCTGCCCTCAGACAGTGCCCGCAGGTGGCATCTTCATGAATTGGAGCTTGTGGAGGTTGTTGCAGACCAG GTGGCTGTTGCCCTCTCCCATGCTGCAATTCTTGAAGAATCAATGAGAGCACGTGACCTGCTGATGGAGCAAAATGTTGCACTTGATCTAGCTCGCCAAGAGGCTGAAACAGCTATTCGTGCACGTAATGACTTCTTAGCTGTAATGAACCATGAAATGCGCACTCCAATGCATGCTATTATTGCCCTGTCTTCACTACTTCAGGAGACAGATTTGACTCCAGAACAACGTTCGATGGTTGAGACAATCTTGAAGAGTAGTAATCTCCTAGCCACACTTATGAATGATGTTTTAGATCTTTCGAGGCTTGAGGATGGGAGCCTGGAACTCAACATTCGGAAATTTAATCTTCTTGCTATGTTCCGTGAG GTTCATAATCTTGTAAAACCCATTGCATCTGTGAAGAGGTTGTCAGTGTCAATGACTCTGGCCCCGGACTTACCACAGTATGCTGTTGGTGATGACAAACGTCTTATGCAAATTGTATTGAATGTGGTAGGGAATGCTGTGAAGTTCTCTAGGGAAGGTAGTATTTTGGTGACAGCACAATTAGAGAGGCCGGAAGCCCTAAGAGATTCACGTGTTCCAGATTTCTATCCAGTGCAGGGCGACTTTCATTTCTACCTAAGAGTGCAG GTGAAGGACAGTGGCCTGGGAATCAATCCTCAGGATATTCCAAAGCTGTTCAATAAATTTGTGCAGTCTGATGTGATGACAACTAGAAATTATGGTGGCACTGGTCTTGGACTCGCCATTTGCAAGAG GTTTGTAAATCTAATGGAGGGTCATATATGGCTTGAGAGTGAAGGTTTAGGCAAGGGCTCTACTGCAATATTTATTGTTAAGCTGGGGATTCCAGACCCtcgaaatgaattggatcatcaaATTGCATTTCCCATCCAATCTAATTCTAATCACACAGATTTTTCTGGGTTGAAAGTCCTTGTGACAGATGATAATGG TGTTAACCGGATGGTTACAAGGGGCCTTCTTGCTCGTTTAGGGTGTGATGTGACAGTTGTTAGTTCAGGTCGTGAATGCTTACAAGCTATATCACAGGCTGGGCAGAATTTCAAGGTATTATTTCTAGATGTATGTATGCCGGAAATGGATGGATTTGCAGTTGCCGCTCACATTCAGGAAATGATTCCTCATCAACATGAAAGGCCATTACTTGTAGCTCTCACTGGAAGTACTGACAAAGCAACAAGAGAAAATTGTTTTAAAGTTGGCATGGATGATGTGCTATTAAAACCAGTTGCTCTTGAAAAGATGCGCAGTGTATTAGCTAAGCTCTTGGAGCATGGTTCACAGTGTAAGAGTAGATAG
- the LOC131053474 gene encoding ethylene receptor isoform X2 codes for MDLCNCIDPPWSADDLLMKYQYISDFFIALAYFSIPLELIYFVKKSAVFPYRWVLVQFGAFIVLCGATHLINLWTFSMHSKTVAVVMTIAKVCTAVVSCATALMLVHIIPDLLSVKTRELFLKNKAAELDREMGIIRTQEETGRHVRMLTHEIRSTLDRHTILNTTLVELGRTLALEECALWMPTRTGLELQLSHVLCHQNHVPYTVTIKHPNVNQVFSTNRAIGIPPTSPIAMIRPRSGKIMTGDVVAVRVPLLHLSNFHMNDWPEPSKRQYALMVLMLPSDSARRWHLHELELVEVVADQVAVALSHAAILEESMRARDLLMEQNVALDLARQEAETAIRARNDFLAVMNHEMRTPMHAIIALSSLLQETDLTPEQRSMVETILKSSNLLATLMNDVLDLSRLEDGSLELNIRKFNLLAMFREVHNLVKPIASVKRLSVSMTLAPDLPQYAVGDDKRLMQIVLNVVGNAVKFSREGSILVTAQLERPEALRDSRVPDFYPVQGDFHFYLRVQVKDSGLGINPQDIPKLFNKFVQSDVMTTRNYGGTGLGLAICKRFVNLMEGHIWLESEGLGKGSTAIFIVKLGIPDPRNELDHQIAFPIQSNSNHTDFSGLKVLVTDDNGQC; via the exons ATGGATTTGTGTAACTGCATTGATCCACCTTGGTCAGCAGATGATCTGCTGATGAAATATCAGTACATATCTGACTTCTTCATTGCGCTTGCATATTTTTCTATTCCACTTGAGCTTATTTATTTTGTGAAGAAATCAGCAGTTTTTCCCTATAGATGGGTGTTAGTGCAATTTGGTGCATTTATTGTGCTTTGTGGAGCAACCCATCTGATCAACCTATGGACATTTAGCATGCACTCAAAAACGGTAGCAGTGGTAATGACTATAGCTAAAGTATGCACTGCTGTTGTATCCTGTGCAACGGCACTCATGCTTGTACATATCATACCAGATCTGTTAAGTGTGAAAACCCGCGAGCTGTTTTTGAAAAACAAAGCTGCAGAACTTGACAGGGAGATGGGTATTATTCGAACTCAGGAAGAAACTGGAAGGCATGTGCGAATGCTTACTCATGAGATCAGAAGTACCTTGGACAGGCATACTATTTTAAACACCACCCTTGTTGAACTAGGTAGAACTTTAGCTTTGGAGGAATGTGCTTTATGGATGCCAACTCGAACTGGCTTGGAGCTTCAGCTTTCCCACGTTCTTTGCCATCAAAATCATGTGCCATATACTGTTACCATTAAACACCCTAATGTTAACCAGGTATTTAGTACTAATAGAGCAATAGGGATTCCTCCGACTAGTCCAATAGCAATGATTCGGCCACGGTCAGGGAAGATCATGACAGGGGATGTGGTTGCAGTCCGTGTTCCTCTTTTGCATCTCTCAAATTTTCACATGAATGATTGGCCTGAGCCTTCAAAGAGACAGTATGCATTGATGGTCCTGATGCTGCCCTCAGACAGTGCCCGCAGGTGGCATCTTCATGAATTGGAGCTTGTGGAGGTTGTTGCAGACCAG GTGGCTGTTGCCCTCTCCCATGCTGCAATTCTTGAAGAATCAATGAGAGCACGTGACCTGCTGATGGAGCAAAATGTTGCACTTGATCTAGCTCGCCAAGAGGCTGAAACAGCTATTCGTGCACGTAATGACTTCTTAGCTGTAATGAACCATGAAATGCGCACTCCAATGCATGCTATTATTGCCCTGTCTTCACTACTTCAGGAGACAGATTTGACTCCAGAACAACGTTCGATGGTTGAGACAATCTTGAAGAGTAGTAATCTCCTAGCCACACTTATGAATGATGTTTTAGATCTTTCGAGGCTTGAGGATGGGAGCCTGGAACTCAACATTCGGAAATTTAATCTTCTTGCTATGTTCCGTGAG GTTCATAATCTTGTAAAACCCATTGCATCTGTGAAGAGGTTGTCAGTGTCAATGACTCTGGCCCCGGACTTACCACAGTATGCTGTTGGTGATGACAAACGTCTTATGCAAATTGTATTGAATGTGGTAGGGAATGCTGTGAAGTTCTCTAGGGAAGGTAGTATTTTGGTGACAGCACAATTAGAGAGGCCGGAAGCCCTAAGAGATTCACGTGTTCCAGATTTCTATCCAGTGCAGGGCGACTTTCATTTCTACCTAAGAGTGCAG GTGAAGGACAGTGGCCTGGGAATCAATCCTCAGGATATTCCAAAGCTGTTCAATAAATTTGTGCAGTCTGATGTGATGACAACTAGAAATTATGGTGGCACTGGTCTTGGACTCGCCATTTGCAAGAG GTTTGTAAATCTAATGGAGGGTCATATATGGCTTGAGAGTGAAGGTTTAGGCAAGGGCTCTACTGCAATATTTATTGTTAAGCTGGGGATTCCAGACCCtcgaaatgaattggatcatcaaATTGCATTTCCCATCCAATCTAATTCTAATCACACAGATTTTTCTGGGTTGAAAGTCCTTGTGACAGATGATAATGGGCAA TGTTAA